In one window of Streptomyces sp. FXJ1.172 DNA:
- a CDS encoding SpoIIE family protein phosphatase → MTTGVIPGGQPPEPQPTGKLMPQQRGEPVGHAALHVDNRPRSSVITARAAATFEPVGRSVATARSFVRDTLQGWGFADIVDDAVVLTSELVTNAVVHAGTHADVLCLRTEDGVRIEVSDRYPEREVPLQSAAATMGSPDREGGRGLQLCAALAARWGVDYTPTHKNVWFQLNLPQRPVGTRAAGPSLPAELLPLADGRVRVAVLQVDRKGAISAWNEDAEELFGHSAAEVIGRPLTELAAWPHTPGTSTGVAEALQLSRWEGSYGIRGADGRVAPVYASHLRVRDTGGEPSTVCLLVRDHERAVLQTPPRVPAGDQGQSSDGQSADPFEVFIGSPAPDDLDGLLQRTVERARDMLDGDSAFLLLATDDETELEVRASTGLPSARQRFARVPVEAGPGRYGSARMPAVHDDLTAVPGAVPLLAGTGMRSVVTVPLKVEGRLTGSLGVAAEASGRYSNEEALRLQFAADRIALAVESARLGELERLRRGSLSFLVEASDLLAGTLDRDQTLALMAQMTVPTLATWCAVYTIADQASDPYLSYVLHEDEELIDGIKSLLSKISPPDPVPTPGARVWSVPAEVAHQAALRTSMRTLGLSGGPTHRVTQVIGPTLATASAVGGETVVLPLVARNRVIGMLVLGKPTDEHFRQEILELAEDLSRRAALALDNARLYSERTAISQALQRSLLPPGTPHIDGVEVEVIYRAAGEGNEVGGDFYDLFPIGNGAYGFAIGDVCGTGPNAAAVTGLARHALRLLAREGLSGPAVLERLNSAILDEGDRSRFLTLLYGEMRPQDDGSAELKVVCAGHPLPLRLRQDGTVVAAAEPQPLLGVIEDLELYEETVTLDPGDVLLCVTDGVTERREGTRMLGDDGLADVLTTCTGLTAGAVAARIMRAVERFASDAPSDDMAILAMRVPGIQQEA, encoded by the coding sequence ATGACCACCGGAGTCATCCCCGGGGGACAGCCCCCGGAGCCACAGCCGACCGGCAAGCTCATGCCGCAACAGCGCGGCGAGCCGGTCGGCCACGCAGCCCTGCACGTAGACAACCGGCCGAGGAGTTCTGTGATCACCGCGCGCGCGGCCGCCACCTTCGAGCCCGTCGGGCGATCGGTCGCGACCGCCCGGTCCTTCGTCCGCGACACCCTCCAGGGCTGGGGCTTCGCCGACATCGTCGACGACGCCGTCGTCCTCACGAGCGAACTGGTGACCAACGCGGTCGTACACGCGGGCACGCATGCGGACGTGCTGTGCCTGCGCACCGAGGACGGCGTGCGCATCGAGGTCTCCGACCGCTACCCCGAGCGCGAGGTGCCCCTCCAGAGCGCCGCCGCCACGATGGGCAGCCCCGACCGCGAGGGCGGCCGCGGCCTCCAGCTGTGCGCGGCCCTCGCCGCCCGCTGGGGCGTGGACTACACCCCCACCCACAAGAACGTCTGGTTCCAGCTCAACCTCCCCCAGCGCCCGGTCGGCACCCGCGCGGCCGGCCCGTCCCTGCCCGCCGAGCTGCTCCCGCTGGCCGACGGCCGGGTCCGGGTCGCCGTCCTCCAGGTCGACCGCAAGGGCGCCATCAGCGCCTGGAACGAGGACGCCGAGGAGCTGTTCGGCCACTCGGCGGCGGAGGTCATCGGCAGGCCCCTCACCGAGCTGGCAGCCTGGCCGCACACCCCCGGCACCAGCACCGGTGTCGCCGAGGCCCTCCAGCTCTCCCGCTGGGAGGGCAGCTACGGCATCCGCGGCGCCGACGGCCGGGTGGCCCCGGTCTACGCCTCCCACCTCAGGGTCCGCGACACCGGTGGCGAACCGTCCACGGTCTGCCTCCTGGTACGGGACCACGAGCGGGCCGTGCTCCAGACGCCGCCGCGCGTCCCGGCCGGCGACCAGGGACAGTCCTCCGACGGCCAGAGTGCCGACCCCTTCGAGGTGTTCATCGGCTCCCCCGCCCCGGACGACCTCGACGGCCTGCTGCAGCGCACGGTGGAACGCGCCCGCGACATGCTCGACGGCGACTCCGCCTTCCTGCTGCTCGCCACGGACGACGAGACCGAACTGGAGGTCCGCGCCTCCACCGGCCTGCCCTCCGCCCGCCAGCGCTTCGCGCGCGTGCCCGTCGAAGCGGGCCCGGGCCGTTACGGCTCCGCGCGCATGCCCGCCGTCCACGACGACCTGACGGCCGTGCCCGGCGCCGTGCCCCTCCTGGCCGGCACGGGCATGCGCTCGGTCGTCACGGTCCCGCTGAAGGTCGAGGGCCGCCTCACCGGCTCCCTCGGCGTCGCGGCCGAGGCATCCGGCAGATACTCCAACGAGGAGGCGCTGCGCCTGCAGTTCGCCGCCGACCGCATCGCCCTCGCCGTGGAGTCGGCCCGCCTCGGCGAACTGGAACGCCTGCGCCGCGGCTCCCTCAGCTTCCTGGTGGAGGCCTCCGACCTGCTGGCCGGCACGCTGGACCGCGACCAGACCCTGGCCCTGATGGCCCAGATGACGGTCCCGACCCTGGCCACCTGGTGCGCGGTCTACACGATCGCCGACCAGGCCTCGGACCCCTATCTGTCGTACGTCCTGCACGAGGACGAGGAACTCATCGACGGCATCAAGTCCCTGCTGTCGAAGATCTCACCGCCCGACCCGGTGCCGACCCCCGGCGCGCGCGTGTGGTCCGTCCCCGCCGAGGTGGCGCACCAGGCGGCGCTGCGCACCTCCATGCGCACCCTCGGCCTGTCCGGCGGCCCCACGCACCGGGTCACCCAGGTCATCGGCCCGACCCTCGCCACGGCCTCCGCGGTCGGCGGCGAGACCGTCGTCCTGCCGCTCGTCGCCCGCAACCGCGTCATCGGCATGCTCGTCCTCGGCAAGCCCACCGACGAGCACTTCCGCCAGGAAATCCTGGAACTGGCCGAGGACCTGTCCCGCCGGGCCGCGCTCGCCCTGGACAACGCCCGCCTGTACTCCGAGCGCACGGCGATCAGCCAGGCCCTCCAGCGCAGCCTCCTGCCGCCCGGCACCCCGCACATCGACGGCGTCGAGGTGGAGGTCATCTACCGTGCGGCCGGCGAGGGCAACGAGGTCGGCGGTGACTTCTACGACCTCTTCCCCATCGGCAACGGCGCCTACGGCTTCGCCATCGGCGACGTGTGCGGTACGGGCCCCAACGCGGCGGCCGTCACCGGCCTCGCCCGGCACGCCCTGCGCCTGCTGGCCCGCGAGGGCCTCTCCGGCCCCGCGGTCCTGGAGCGTCTCAACTCGGCCATCCTGGACGAGGGCGACCGCAGCCGCTTCCTGACCCTGCTCTACGGCGAGATGCGCCCCCAGGACGACGGCAGCGCCGAACTGAAGGTGGTCTGCGCCGGACACCCGCTGCCGCTGCGCCTGCGCCAGGACGGCACGGTGGTCGCGGCGGCCGAGCCCCAGCCGCTGCTGGGCGTCATCGAGGATCTGGAGCTGTACGAGGAGACGGTCACCCTCGATCCGGGTGATGTGCTGCTCTGCGTCACGGACGGCGTCACCGAACGCCGTGAAGGCACGCGCATGCTGGGCGACGACGGCCTCGCCGACGTCCTCACGACCTGCACGGGCCTGACGGCGGGCGCGGTCGCGGCGCGCATCATGCGCGCGGTGGAACGCTTCGCGTCCGACGCGCCTTCGGACGACATGGCGATTCTGGCGATGCGGGTCCCGGGAATCCAGCAGGAGGCCTGA
- a CDS encoding DegT/DnrJ/EryC1/StrS family aminotransferase has protein sequence MLRAAGVGAGDEVVVPAFGNVEVAEAVTLAGALPVFADIDPVTYCLDAGAVEAAVTPRTAAVVAVHRFGRRADIGRLHALGQRQGLLVLEQGESEAPHDEIAQRRERAAYLDAKLKGVRTPDGGDGHTYQQYVVRVPGNGRPDRDAFARALRARGVDCRVPVKTPVHRLPEFRRCVSLPETELASDETLALPVDAALTKREMQRIVSACNALGGLLQPAF, from the coding sequence ATGCTCAGGGCCGCCGGCGTCGGAGCGGGTGACGAGGTCGTCGTACCGGCCTTCGGGAACGTGGAAGTCGCCGAGGCTGTGACCCTGGCCGGTGCGCTCCCGGTGTTCGCCGACATAGACCCGGTGACCTACTGCCTCGACGCCGGCGCTGTCGAGGCAGCCGTAACTCCCCGCACGGCCGCGGTCGTTGCCGTGCACCGCTTCGGACGGCGCGCGGACATCGGGCGGTTGCACGCGCTGGGCCAGCGGCAGGGACTGCTCGTGCTGGAGCAGGGCGAGTCCGAGGCGCCGCACGACGAGATAGCGCAGCGCAGGGAGCGGGCCGCGTACCTCGACGCCAAGCTCAAGGGCGTACGCACGCCGGACGGCGGGGACGGGCACACGTATCAGCAGTACGTCGTGCGGGTGCCGGGGAACGGCCGGCCCGACCGGGACGCCTTCGCCCGGGCCCTGAGAGCCAGGGGAGTTGACTGCCGCGTGCCGGTGAAGACACCGGTGCACCGGCTGCCGGAATTCCGTCGGTGCGTGTCGCTGCCCGAGACGGAGCTGGCCTCCGACGAGACGCTGGCCCTGCCCGTGGACGCCGCGCTGACCAAGCGGGAGATGCAACGCATCGTCTCCGCGTGCAACGCGCTCGGGGGACTGCTCCAGCCCGCTTTCTGA